A single window of Sneathiella limimaris DNA harbors:
- a CDS encoding HdaA/DnaA family protein: protein MQQIPLEFAFISSKGREDFLVSDANSTAVSWLDKWPNWPAPFLLITGPKGCGKTHLSHIWADKTAAKTLQANDLDRLTIEELAEVAKSCVVLEDVDEATNEPNFFHLYNLIKENGQFLLITSQLIIDEWDIQLPDLRSRMATVQVARIEEPDDMLFGAILLKLFSDRQLQVTPEVIQYLLTRLERTFKAALSTVEELDSLSLSEKRRITIPLVRDLLNGMNS, encoded by the coding sequence ATGCAACAAATTCCACTTGAATTTGCCTTTATTTCCAGCAAAGGCAGAGAGGATTTTCTTGTTTCGGATGCTAATTCAACAGCTGTTTCCTGGTTAGATAAATGGCCGAATTGGCCGGCTCCTTTTTTGTTGATCACAGGCCCCAAGGGATGTGGAAAAACCCATTTATCACATATATGGGCAGATAAAACGGCTGCGAAAACTCTTCAGGCAAATGATCTTGATAGACTAACCATTGAAGAATTGGCGGAGGTAGCTAAATCCTGCGTGGTTCTGGAAGATGTGGACGAGGCAACGAATGAGCCAAACTTTTTTCATCTTTATAATTTGATCAAAGAAAATGGCCAATTTCTGCTAATCACCAGTCAACTGATTATTGACGAATGGGACATTCAATTGCCGGACTTAAGATCGCGTATGGCAACTGTTCAAGTGGCTCGAATTGAAGAGCCTGATGACATGCTTTTTGGGGCCATACTTTTGAAACTATTTTCGGATCGTCAGTTACAGGTCACGCCTGAGGTCATTCAATATCTTCTAACCCGTTTGGAGCGGACTTTTAAGGCGGCTCTCTCTACCGTCGAAGAACTGGATAGTCTTTCTTTATCCGAAAAAAGGCGAATAACTATACCTTTGGTGCGCGACCTTTTAAATGGGATGAATAGTTAG
- a CDS encoding DUF2147 domain-containing protein, with protein sequence MKLLSALTIGLGLFSTTVFAANDVVGIWETVEGKSHVEISKCQTDKYCGKITWLKEPNNDKGQPKTDINNQDVKLRERKILGIELLSGLEKVGANEWDDGDIYNPEDGNTYSSEMSLLDDNTLEVKGCVLFICKTQVWKRIK encoded by the coding sequence ATGAAACTTTTATCCGCGTTGACGATTGGCTTGGGACTGTTTTCCACAACTGTTTTTGCAGCCAACGATGTCGTTGGTATTTGGGAGACTGTTGAGGGGAAAAGTCATGTTGAGATCAGTAAATGTCAGACTGACAAATATTGTGGTAAGATTACATGGCTGAAAGAGCCGAATAACGACAAGGGTCAGCCAAAAACGGATATTAATAATCAAGATGTAAAACTGAGAGAGCGAAAAATCCTGGGAATAGAATTGCTTTCTGGCTTGGAAAAGGTTGGGGCCAATGAGTGGGATGATGGAGACATCTATAACCCTGAAGACGGGAACACTTACAGCTCTGAAATGTCGTTATTGGACGATAATACGTTGGAAGTGAAAGGCTGTGTCTTGTTTATTTGCAAAACACAGGTTTGGAAACGGATTAAATGA
- a CDS encoding DUF2066 domain-containing protein: MMETVRPNNYFILAQTLALFATIFFGTISAASAEGLFSARGISVDVTASSANEAREIAISEAQVRAFNALLRKLTPETYHTELPSLPETEIAGMVTGVQVKNEKTSATRYLADFTVDFNRERILPLLRARDIPYAESISKPILVLPVYEDKGTKNLWDEPNPWRDAWIDIFDNRNGPEGNLQRQDDWAQIPVLPVRVPVGTLDDMKAVTVEDAIYLREEPIRSIAEEYGASAVMVAYASLQNNNGIRRLDISYQRSDMLTPAVVESFTGGDTDEEIFRAAIFDMFQNLQEGWKDQNILDRSVENKLAVSTTINSLKDWVDVKTKTSEIPAIQQVKVREISVGNVFWEIEFVGNLSQLRQAFAQKSLVLDDAEGYWTLNKQGLN, encoded by the coding sequence ATGATGGAAACAGTTCGACCAAATAATTACTTCATATTAGCACAAACGCTGGCGCTGTTTGCGACTATCTTTTTTGGCACTATCTCGGCTGCATCAGCAGAGGGGTTGTTTTCTGCACGTGGTATATCAGTCGATGTTACTGCCAGTTCTGCAAATGAAGCTCGTGAAATTGCAATTAGTGAAGCGCAAGTGAGAGCTTTTAATGCCCTGTTACGCAAATTGACACCAGAAACTTACCACACAGAGCTTCCCAGCCTACCGGAAACTGAAATTGCGGGCATGGTTACTGGGGTCCAAGTGAAAAATGAGAAAACTTCAGCTACGCGGTATTTGGCTGATTTTACTGTGGACTTTAACCGGGAACGCATTTTGCCGTTGTTGCGTGCAAGGGATATTCCTTATGCGGAGAGCATCAGTAAACCAATTTTAGTTCTTCCTGTGTACGAAGATAAGGGGACCAAGAACCTTTGGGATGAACCTAACCCATGGCGGGATGCCTGGATTGATATATTCGATAACCGAAATGGCCCTGAAGGAAACCTGCAACGACAGGATGACTGGGCGCAAATCCCCGTTTTGCCTGTTCGAGTTCCTGTGGGAACACTTGATGACATGAAGGCTGTTACTGTTGAAGACGCGATCTACCTTCGAGAAGAGCCTATTAGGTCGATAGCTGAGGAATATGGCGCGAGTGCGGTGATGGTTGCATATGCCAGCCTGCAAAATAACAACGGTATCCGCCGTCTTGATATTTCCTATCAACGGAGCGACATGTTGACCCCTGCTGTTGTTGAGAGCTTTACAGGTGGGGATACCGATGAAGAAATATTCCGGGCAGCGATCTTCGATATGTTTCAAAACCTTCAGGAGGGGTGGAAAGATCAAAACATCTTGGATCGGTCTGTTGAAAACAAGTTGGCGGTTTCGACTACAATTAACAGCCTGAAAGACTGGGTTGACGTTAAGACAAAAACCTCTGAAATCCCGGCAATTCAACAGGTGAAAGTGCGGGAAATTTCAGTCGGAAACGTTTTCTGGGAGATCGAGTTTGTGGGTAACCTCAGTCAACTGCGGCAGGCTTTCGCACAAAAGAGCCTTGTGCTCGACGATGCAGAGGGTTATTGGACATTGAACAAGCAGGGTCTTAACTAA
- a CDS encoding TerC family protein has product MFLEILTDPTSIVALLTLIVMEIVLGIDNLIFVSILSNRLPEHQRKTGRLIGIGLAMVLRLVLLSLIAIIVTLTEPVFSFQDFDFSWRDLIMLAGGLFLVWKATTEVHHHMQGAEEAEDEGQVKVSSFAAVIVQILLLDIVFSVDSIITAVGMTDEIAIMVIAVVVSVGIMMVAANPLSEFISKNPTVVMLALGFLLMIGMTLIAEGLGFHVPKGYIYAAMAFSAGVETLNLLARKNRRKRKPAS; this is encoded by the coding sequence ATGTTTCTGGAAATATTGACTGATCCGACATCCATAGTCGCCTTACTAACGTTGATCGTTATGGAAATCGTCCTTGGGATCGATAACTTGATCTTCGTTTCAATCCTGAGCAACCGCTTGCCAGAGCATCAACGGAAAACAGGCCGGTTAATCGGGATCGGGCTCGCCATGGTTCTCAGATTGGTTCTGTTAAGCCTGATCGCGATTATTGTGACCCTGACGGAACCTGTTTTCTCTTTTCAGGATTTTGATTTCTCCTGGCGGGATTTGATTATGCTGGCAGGCGGGCTTTTTCTGGTTTGGAAGGCAACAACAGAAGTTCATCACCATATGCAGGGGGCTGAGGAAGCTGAAGACGAGGGGCAAGTTAAAGTTTCAAGCTTTGCTGCAGTTATTGTTCAGATCCTGCTTCTAGATATCGTCTTTTCTGTGGATAGCATTATCACAGCCGTTGGCATGACAGATGAGATTGCAATCATGGTTATTGCTGTGGTGGTGTCTGTTGGCATTATGATGGTTGCAGCTAACCCACTCTCAGAATTTATTTCCAAAAACCCAACCGTTGTAATGCTGGCGCTTGGTTTTTTGTTGATGATCGGAATGACCTTGATTGCCGAAGGATTAGGGTTCCATGTGCCAAAAGGATACATCTACGCTGCTATGGCATTTTCTGCGGGAGTGGAAACCCTCAATTTATTGGCGCGCAAGAATAGGCGAAAAAGAAAACCGGCTTCATAA
- the purM gene encoding phosphoribosylformylglycinamidine cyclo-ligase gives MTSESSKKSYSYKDAGVDIEAGNSLVNAIKPLAAMTKRSGANADLGGFGALFDLKAAGFEDPLLVSATDGVGTKLKLAIDLDKHDTVGIDLVAMCVNDLVVQGAEPLFFLDYFATGGLDVEATRDIVKGIADGCVQAGCALIGGETAEMPGMYAKGDYDMAGFTVGAVERDQLLKADTLNEGDILLGLSSSGVHSNGYSLVRRLIADFDLDLNAPAPFDTSQNLGEALIAPTRIYVKSCLAGVRAGYIKALSHITGGGLYENIPRILPENLIAELDAKSWPLPPLFQWMAEIGNIAERELATTFNCGIGMVVAVAPANKSALIQLLEEAGETVFEIGRLSARTNDQEQVLINDLEEAFLK, from the coding sequence ATGACAAGTGAAAGCTCCAAAAAAAGTTATAGTTATAAGGACGCTGGTGTCGATATTGAGGCAGGAAATTCCCTGGTCAATGCCATCAAGCCTCTTGCTGCCATGACAAAACGATCTGGTGCCAATGCCGACTTAGGTGGTTTTGGGGCGCTTTTTGATCTTAAGGCCGCTGGCTTCGAAGACCCGCTTCTAGTCTCAGCTACAGACGGTGTTGGCACGAAGTTAAAACTCGCCATCGATCTTGATAAGCATGATACGGTTGGAATTGATCTTGTTGCAATGTGCGTAAACGACTTGGTCGTTCAGGGCGCAGAACCTCTCTTTTTCCTCGACTATTTTGCAACAGGTGGATTGGACGTCGAGGCGACCCGAGATATCGTCAAGGGAATCGCTGATGGGTGTGTTCAGGCCGGCTGCGCACTTATTGGAGGCGAGACAGCCGAAATGCCAGGTATGTATGCTAAAGGCGACTATGACATGGCTGGTTTTACCGTTGGTGCCGTTGAACGGGATCAACTGTTAAAGGCAGACACCCTAAACGAAGGCGATATACTGCTAGGGCTCAGTTCCAGTGGTGTCCATTCCAACGGATATTCACTGGTTAGACGTCTGATTGCCGATTTTGATCTGGATTTGAACGCTCCCGCGCCATTTGATACCTCCCAAAACCTGGGAGAGGCCTTAATCGCACCGACACGGATCTATGTGAAAAGTTGCCTTGCCGGCGTCCGCGCAGGTTACATTAAAGCATTGTCCCACATTACTGGTGGCGGACTTTATGAAAACATTCCCCGCATTCTCCCTGAAAATTTGATTGCCGAACTTGATGCCAAATCGTGGCCCCTGCCCCCCTTATTCCAATGGATGGCAGAAATAGGTAATATTGCTGAGCGGGAACTGGCTACCACTTTTAACTGTGGAATTGGCATGGTAGTTGCCGTAGCTCCTGCAAATAAATCGGCCCTAATCCAGTTGCTAGAGGAGGCTGGCGAGACAGTTTTCGAAATTGGTCGTTTGAGTGCACGCACAAACGATCAGGAACAGGTCCTCATTAATGATCTTGAAGAGGCATTTCTAAAGTGA
- the purN gene encoding phosphoribosylglycinamide formyltransferase, which translates to MKVAILISSRGSNMQALVNATQKEGFPAEVVTVLSNNPEAAGLQFAKDKGIETKVINHRDFDEREDFDDAITEYLTDKKVDLICLAGFMRLLSAKFVNRWRDRILNIHPSLLPAFKGLHVHERAIESGARFTGCTVHYVRPEMDDGPIIVQAAVPILQDDTPDDLAARILVQEHKIYPLALKLIAEKRVKVHGSVCKISEPDEDGTSITNPQTR; encoded by the coding sequence GTGAAAGTCGCCATTCTGATTTCTTCACGGGGCTCAAACATGCAGGCCCTTGTCAATGCCACGCAAAAAGAAGGATTTCCGGCGGAAGTTGTTACAGTTCTCTCTAACAACCCCGAAGCTGCAGGCCTCCAGTTCGCAAAAGATAAAGGCATTGAAACCAAAGTCATCAACCATCGGGATTTTGATGAACGCGAAGATTTTGACGACGCCATTACAGAGTATCTGACGGATAAGAAAGTTGACCTTATCTGCCTTGCTGGATTTATGCGCCTCTTGTCAGCAAAATTTGTAAACAGATGGCGGGATCGGATCCTCAACATCCATCCTTCACTCCTTCCAGCTTTCAAAGGCTTGCACGTTCATGAACGGGCGATCGAGTCTGGTGCGCGATTTACCGGTTGCACGGTTCATTATGTGCGCCCTGAAATGGATGACGGGCCCATTATTGTCCAGGCAGCGGTTCCCATTCTCCAGGACGATACGCCGGACGATCTAGCAGCCAGGATCCTTGTTCAGGAACACAAAATCTATCCGCTCGCACTCAAGCTGATTGCTGAAAAACGTGTAAAGGTTCATGGATCTGTCTGTAAAATCAGCGAACCTGATGAGGATGGAACAAGTATTACCAATCCTCAAACCCGATAA
- a CDS encoding CDP-alcohol phosphatidyltransferase family protein has product MNIPNTITLARIFSVPLIVWLILTEQMLGAFVVFVLGGVSDALDGLIAKQFDSVTMLGKYLDPLADKILLVSIFVTLGIKEEIPSWLVILVVSRDILIIGGILFSYLMEIKVVIKPVMISKANTFFQIVLAALVLANAAFTMEIALMIVIFVYIVAMTTVLSGYSYLTTWVKQSNLPKID; this is encoded by the coding sequence TTGAATATCCCCAATACAATTACATTGGCGCGGATTTTTTCTGTGCCGCTTATCGTCTGGCTGATTTTAACCGAACAGATGCTGGGTGCGTTTGTGGTTTTTGTTCTGGGCGGCGTATCAGACGCCTTGGATGGTTTGATCGCCAAACAGTTTGATTCAGTGACTATGCTTGGAAAGTATCTTGATCCTTTAGCGGATAAGATCCTGCTGGTTTCTATTTTTGTTACCCTTGGAATAAAAGAAGAAATACCAAGTTGGTTGGTTATTTTGGTGGTGAGCCGCGATATTCTCATTATAGGCGGTATTTTGTTTTCCTATTTGATGGAAATAAAGGTGGTGATCAAGCCCGTGATGATCAGTAAAGCAAATACCTTCTTTCAGATCGTGCTTGCAGCTCTCGTGTTGGCAAATGCAGCTTTTACAATGGAAATCGCCCTGATGATTGTCATCTTTGTGTATATTGTGGCGATGACGACAGTGCTTTCTGGATACAGTTACTTGACGACCTGGGTTAAGCAAAGCAATCTGCCAAAGATCGATTAA
- a CDS encoding alpha/beta fold hydrolase: MTDIREGFADLGDIRLHYAESGQKGEKLIILLHGFPEFWFTWRKQLPVLGEKYHVIAPDMRGYNLSERPKDIADYKINHLISDVVKLAKFHGYDEFYLASHDWGAAVAWSVAIAKPDLVKGLMVFNGPHPYIFANLLQHNDDQIAHSQYMADFRKEGIEERLLANDCQWFWDWTFAEHEKRGLITPEEKAEYLRAWQIPGAVTAMLNYYRASPLTPRKLQAGDKPLSLNPEDFIVKVPTLVVWGEKDHALIPENIDGLEKFVPDLKLVKLPEVSHWVTHEDPERVSSEILTYLAELEARS, encoded by the coding sequence ATGACTGACATCAGGGAGGGGTTCGCGGATCTGGGGGACATCAGACTGCATTATGCAGAATCCGGACAAAAGGGAGAAAAACTGATCATCCTCCTGCATGGGTTTCCCGAATTCTGGTTTACCTGGCGCAAGCAGCTCCCCGTATTGGGAGAGAAGTATCACGTGATTGCACCGGACATGAGGGGCTATAATCTCTCAGAACGCCCGAAGGACATAGCGGACTATAAGATCAATCATTTGATCTCTGATGTTGTCAAATTAGCCAAATTTCATGGCTATGATGAATTTTACCTTGCCTCACATGATTGGGGAGCTGCAGTCGCCTGGTCAGTCGCCATAGCCAAACCGGATCTAGTGAAAGGTTTGATGGTTTTTAATGGTCCACATCCCTATATCTTCGCAAATCTTTTGCAGCATAATGACGATCAAATAGCCCATAGTCAGTATATGGCAGATTTTCGGAAAGAAGGGATTGAGGAGCGCTTGCTTGCAAATGATTGCCAATGGTTTTGGGATTGGACATTTGCTGAGCATGAAAAAAGGGGGCTAATCACACCTGAAGAAAAGGCGGAATATTTACGTGCTTGGCAAATCCCAGGAGCTGTAACCGCAATGTTGAATTATTATCGGGCATCGCCGTTGACACCTCGAAAACTACAAGCAGGCGATAAACCTTTATCGCTTAATCCAGAAGACTTTATCGTTAAGGTTCCAACTCTTGTTGTCTGGGGTGAAAAGGATCATGCTTTGATCCCGGAAAACATAGACGGGCTTGAAAAATTCGTTCCCGATCTAAAGCTAGTCAAACTGCCAGAAGTTAGTCATTGGGTGACCCATGAGGACCCTGAACGAGTATCCAGTGAAATCCTGACATATTTGGCCGAGTTGGAGGCACGTTCATAA
- a CDS encoding RNA degradosome polyphosphate kinase → MNSSVPIDQAQKLDAVDLSSSDRFINRELSWISFNSRVLEEAENTAHPLLERLRFLSISGSNLDEFYMVRVAGLWGQVHARVATVSPDGLTPAQALEQVDITAGHLMDKQQQVWKDLLELMEAEGIHLVLPGDLTKADKKWLQGYFEEQIFPILTPMAIDPSHPFPFIQNLGFGMILEMAGRKNEPNLKALIPFPNAAHRFVRLPGDEIRFISLESIVTLYLDKIFPGYKVLGSGLFRLIRDSDIEIEEEAEDLVRLYETALKRRRRGSVIRLKVNQEMPESLRKLLIEEIDIDNRALTVVDGILGISQVSQMITEDRPDLLFQQAEPRYPERVREAGGNVFQAISIKDFVVHHPYESFDVVVQFLKQAARDPDVVAIKHTLYRTSSDSPIVKALIEAAEAGKSVTALIELKARFDEEANIRWARDLERAGAQVIYGFVDLKTHAKVSVAVRREGQSLKSYMHFGTGNYHPNNARIYSDLSMFTDDQDLAKDVTLMFNYITGYSKPENMSKLYLSPYNLREALMEMIEKEIDFVKKGKPGAIWAKLNSLVDPEIIDALYKASNAGVNIRLVVRGICCLRPGVKGMSENIQVRSIIGRFLEHSRMVCFGNGAGLPSPEARVFLSSADWMPRNLNRRIETLVPVTNETIHRQVLDQIMVACIKDNQQTWILEADGTYTRLHDDQQPFSAHNYFLTNPSLSGRGKALKVNMPVPDLTPPV, encoded by the coding sequence ATGAACTCTTCAGTTCCCATAGATCAGGCCCAGAAATTAGATGCAGTTGATTTGTCATCTTCAGATCGGTTTATCAACCGGGAACTTTCATGGATTTCATTCAATTCAAGGGTTTTGGAAGAGGCAGAAAATACTGCTCATCCACTTTTGGAGAGACTGCGTTTTTTATCCATTTCTGGGTCTAACCTAGATGAGTTTTATATGGTTCGTGTTGCGGGCCTCTGGGGGCAGGTCCATGCTCGTGTTGCCACTGTCAGTCCAGATGGTCTTACACCTGCACAGGCATTGGAGCAGGTGGATATTACCGCAGGCCACTTGATGGATAAACAACAGCAAGTCTGGAAAGATCTGTTGGAATTGATGGAAGCGGAAGGCATCCATCTTGTGTTGCCAGGTGACCTGACCAAAGCGGATAAGAAATGGCTTCAGGGTTATTTTGAAGAACAGATTTTTCCGATCCTGACACCCATGGCTATTGACCCGTCTCACCCTTTTCCGTTTATCCAAAACTTAGGGTTTGGAATGATTTTGGAAATGGCTGGACGGAAAAACGAGCCCAATCTCAAGGCCCTAATCCCATTTCCGAACGCAGCACATCGATTTGTTCGTTTACCAGGCGATGAAATTCGTTTCATCTCTCTGGAAAGCATTGTCACCCTCTATCTGGATAAAATTTTCCCAGGATACAAAGTCTTGGGATCAGGGTTATTTCGATTAATTCGAGACAGTGATATTGAGATTGAGGAAGAAGCTGAAGATCTCGTCCGGCTTTATGAAACGGCCTTGAAACGCCGTCGCCGGGGCAGTGTAATCCGCTTGAAAGTCAATCAAGAGATGCCAGAATCTCTTCGAAAGCTCCTTATCGAAGAGATTGATATTGATAATCGTGCGTTGACTGTCGTTGATGGAATTCTCGGAATATCCCAAGTCTCTCAGATGATTACTGAGGATCGACCGGATCTATTGTTTCAGCAAGCAGAACCAAGATATCCTGAGCGGGTGAGGGAGGCTGGGGGTAACGTTTTTCAGGCCATCAGCATCAAGGATTTTGTGGTCCACCACCCCTATGAAAGCTTTGATGTTGTTGTTCAGTTTCTGAAACAAGCAGCCCGTGATCCTGACGTTGTCGCGATTAAGCATACGCTGTACCGAACATCTTCAGATAGTCCGATTGTTAAGGCCTTGATTGAGGCAGCAGAGGCCGGAAAATCAGTGACTGCCCTGATTGAATTGAAAGCTCGTTTCGATGAAGAGGCCAACATTCGTTGGGCTCGCGATTTGGAGCGGGCCGGAGCCCAGGTGATATACGGCTTTGTGGATCTTAAAACTCATGCCAAAGTCTCTGTTGCCGTCCGCCGTGAAGGACAATCCTTGAAAAGTTATATGCATTTCGGGACTGGCAATTACCATCCCAACAATGCGCGGATCTATTCCGATCTTTCCATGTTCACAGATGATCAGGACCTGGCAAAGGATGTCACATTGATGTTCAACTACATCACGGGATATTCGAAACCGGAAAACATGAGCAAGCTGTATCTTTCTCCATACAATCTTAGGGAAGCCTTGATGGAGATGATTGAGAAGGAAATAGACTTTGTTAAAAAAGGAAAACCAGGAGCCATCTGGGCTAAATTGAACTCTCTTGTGGATCCTGAAATTATTGATGCACTCTATAAAGCTTCAAATGCGGGTGTAAATATCCGACTTGTGGTTCGCGGGATTTGTTGCCTGCGTCCTGGCGTTAAAGGAATGTCAGAGAATATCCAGGTGCGGAGCATCATTGGTCGGTTTTTGGAACATTCAAGAATGGTCTGTTTCGGAAATGGGGCAGGTTTACCATCCCCGGAAGCGAGAGTATTTTTGTCTTCAGCCGATTGGATGCCTCGAAATCTAAATCGTAGAATTGAAACACTTGTTCCTGTAACGAACGAGACAATTCACCGTCAGGTTCTGGATCAGATTATGGTCGCCTGTATCAAGGATAACCAGCAAACCTGGATTTTGGAAGCTGATGGAACCTACACACGATTGCACGATGATCAGCAACCATTTTCCGCACACAACTATTTTTTGACAAATCCATCTTTATCTGGCCGAGGAAAAGCTTTAAAAGTGAACATGCCGGTGCCAGATTTAACACCGCCGGTATAG
- a CDS encoding AI-2E family transporter encodes MTIRQHLKFWIIATVVFLAILVLLREILLPFVLGMAVAYFLDPVADKLEEKGMGRTSATSLIVGIFLLITILAVVLLIPALADQLIGLVKRLPGYFQAAYDLIVPLLSRVVDIPGLDNGGDFRKVLSEQATSAFKNLGSITTNILDQGLAFVNLLSLLVITPVVAFYLLRDWDLIVERVDGWLPRKQQQTIRTLVKQIDDVLAGFVRGQSTVCLILAIYYGVALLVVGLEFGLVIGILTGLISFIPFVGAIIGFIASVGVALFQFWPDFIQIGIVGGIFVVGQMLEGYVLTPKLVGGKVGLHPVWVMFGLLAGGALFGFVGVLVAVPVAAVIGVLSRFALTQYMDSPIYGDANDFEKLSKD; translated from the coding sequence ATGACAATCCGTCAACATCTGAAATTCTGGATTATTGCGACAGTTGTTTTTCTCGCAATTTTGGTCCTCCTTCGAGAGATCCTGCTTCCTTTTGTGTTGGGGATGGCGGTTGCCTATTTCCTGGACCCGGTCGCAGATAAACTCGAAGAAAAGGGGATGGGCCGGACTTCTGCCACTTCTCTAATTGTGGGAATCTTTCTTTTGATTACGATTCTGGCAGTTGTATTGCTGATCCCTGCACTGGCTGATCAGCTTATTGGATTAGTGAAGCGGCTGCCGGGTTATTTTCAGGCTGCATATGACTTGATTGTTCCTTTGCTCTCCCGTGTGGTTGATATCCCGGGTTTGGATAATGGCGGTGATTTCCGTAAAGTGCTGAGCGAACAGGCAACCTCTGCCTTTAAGAATTTAGGATCGATTACAACCAATATACTCGATCAAGGGTTGGCTTTCGTTAATCTGCTGAGCCTGTTGGTGATTACGCCAGTTGTTGCTTTTTACTTGCTGCGAGATTGGGATTTAATTGTAGAGCGGGTTGACGGTTGGCTGCCTCGGAAACAACAGCAGACTATTCGAACACTGGTGAAGCAAATTGATGACGTTCTCGCCGGATTTGTTCGAGGTCAATCCACAGTTTGTTTGATTTTGGCAATTTACTATGGCGTTGCCTTGTTAGTTGTAGGGCTGGAATTTGGCTTGGTTATCGGGATATTAACCGGCTTGATTTCTTTCATTCCATTTGTTGGTGCCATCATCGGATTTATTGCTTCTGTTGGGGTGGCTCTATTTCAGTTTTGGCCTGACTTCATTCAAATTGGAATTGTTGGCGGCATTTTTGTTGTTGGTCAAATGCTTGAAGGGTATGTGCTCACACCGAAATTGGTTGGCGGTAAGGTAGGGCTCCATCCGGTTTGGGTTATGTTCGGCTTGTTGGCTGGTGGCGCTCTATTTGGGTTTGTTGGTGTTTTAGTCGCTGTACCAGTCGCCGCAGTGATAGGTGTCCTAAGCCGGTTTGCGCTTACCCAATATATGGATAGTCCGATCTATGGAGATGCTAACGATTTTGAAAAGCTGAGTAAGGACTGA
- the rpsD gene encoding 30S ribosomal protein S4, whose protein sequence is MSKRIQAKYKIDRRMGENIWGRPKSPVNTREYGPGQHGQNRRGKLSDFGIHLRAKQKLKGYYGNITEKAFRRLYAEAVRLRGDTSENLIGLLERRLDAVVYRMKFVPTVFAARQFVNHGHVLVNGKKVNIASYMVKPGDVIEVREKSKQMALVLEASASAEREVPDYIEVDHKTMKGSFNSIPKLADVPYPVVMEPNLIVEFYSR, encoded by the coding sequence ATGAGTAAACGTATTCAGGCAAAATACAAAATTGACCGCCGTATGGGTGAAAACATCTGGGGCCGTCCAAAAAGCCCAGTAAACACTCGCGAATATGGCCCAGGTCAGCACGGACAGAACCGCCGCGGTAAACTGTCTGACTTCGGTATCCACCTGCGCGCTAAACAGAAGCTAAAAGGTTACTACGGTAACATTACAGAGAAAGCTTTCCGTCGTCTTTATGCGGAAGCTGTTCGTCTGCGCGGTGACACTTCTGAAAACCTCATCGGTCTGCTGGAACGTCGTCTTGACGCAGTCGTCTACCGGATGAAATTTGTTCCAACTGTTTTTGCTGCACGTCAGTTCGTGAACCACGGTCATGTTCTAGTCAACGGCAAGAAAGTGAACATTGCATCTTACATGGTTAAGCCAGGTGATGTGATTGAGGTTCGCGAAAAATCAAAACAGATGGCTTTGGTTCTGGAAGCATCAGCTTCAGCAGAACGGGAAGTTCCTGATTACATCGAAGTTGATCACAAGACCATGAAAGGTTCTTTCAATTCTATTCCGAAACTGGCTGACGTTCCTTACCCAGTTGTAATGGAACCAAACCTGATCGTCGAATTCTACTCCCGCTAA